GACCTGGTCTACCGGGGGCTCACCAACACCGTGCTGCTGGTGGCGCTGGTGCCGACCGTGACACTAGTGGTCGCCTTCGCCATGTCGTGGCTCATCGTGCGTTCCGGCAGCCGCTACCGCTACGTGCTGGAGTTCGGCGCGTTCCTGCCCCACGCCCTGCCGGAGGTGATCCTGGCCATCGCCGCGCTGCTGCTGTCGCTGTTCGTGCTCAAGGGGTTCCTGCCGCTCTACGGCACGGTATGGCTCATCGCCATCGTCTATGTGGTGTCGCGGCTGGCCTTCGCCACCCGCGCCCTGAACAGCTCGCTGCTCCAGATCCACAAGGAACTGGAGGAAGCGGCCTACACCTCGGGCCTGTCACCGGTGCGGACTTCCTGGCGCATCCTCGTGCCGCTGCTGCGTCCCACCATCATGTCGGTGTGGATCTGGTCCGCCATCCTGGTGTACCGGGAGCTCACCGTGGCGGCATTCCTCATCAGCCACGACAACATCACGCTCCCGGCGGTGATCTGGAGCTACTGGAACTCGAGCGCCACCAGCCTGGCGGCCGCGGTCACGCTGGTCATGACCGGCGTGCTGACGCCGCTCATCCTGATCTTCTGGTGGTTCGGCCGGCGCTCGCTGATGCCGGAATCGTAAGAGGTTGGCGGAGAGGATTCCCGGTTGCGCGGGAACGGCGGCCTTCCAACTCCAGTTCATCTAGTTCAGACGGGACCGCAGCCATGACGGACTCCAGAATAGTCGGTGCTCCCATTCTTCGCGCCGAGGGCCCGGACAAAGTCACCGGACGCACCCGCTATGCCGCGGACATTCCGCTCCAGGGGATGCTCTGGGGCAAGATCCTGCGCAGCCCGCATCCCCACGCGCGCATCCGCTCCATCGACGCCGGGCGGGCGCGGAAAGCGCCCGGAGTCCGGGCCGTGGTCACGGGGCCGGACGTCCCGAACCACTTCATGGGCAAGCAGATCCGCGACCTGCCGGCGCTGTGCTGGGACCGTGTGCGCTACGTCGGCGACCGCGTTGCGGCGGTGGCGGCGGACACGCCCGAGCAGGCCGAGGCCGCCCTGGCGCTCATCGACGTCGACTACGAGGTCCTGCCCGCGGTGTTCGATCCCGTGGCCGCCACCGAGCCCGACGCGCCGCTGCTGCACGACGACGTCGCCGGCTACGACGGCGCCCCCCACGAACGGCTCGCCACCGACGTGCGCAACGGCCTCACCCGCTTGGCCTGGAGCAAGGGGGACGTGGAGCAAGGTTTCCGCGAGGCCGACTTGGTGCTGGAGCACACCTTCCGCATACCTGGCCGTCACCAAGGCTACCTGGAGCCCCATGCCGGGCTCTTGTCCATCGATCCCGACGGGCGCGTCCAGGTGTGGGCCTCCACCAAGGACCCCTTCCGCACCCGCCGCATGCTCGCCGACACCCTCGGCATGGAGCACGCGCGCGTCCGCGTCCATTCGGTGAACGTGGGCGGCGAGTTCGGCGGCAAGGGGGACGCGCGCGATCTGCCCGTGGCCTGGTTCCTGGCGCGAGAATCCGGACGGCCGGTGAAGATCGTCATGACCTACGCGGAGGAACTGGCCGCCTGCAATCCGGACGAGGCCACGGTCATGACCATCCGCAGCGGCGTCACGCGCGACGGCCGCATTGTTGCCCGCCGTCTCAAGGCGTGGCACGCCGGCGGCGCCTACGGCGGCACCAAGGCGAGCGCATCGTTCGCCACCTGGCACTACGTCGGCGGCCTCTACCGCGTAGAGAACGCCGAGTTCGAGTTCCTGCAGGTCTACACCAACACCACGCCCGGCGGTTACTACCGGAGTCCGGGCTCCATCCCGACCTTCTTCGCGCTGGAATCCCACACCGATATCCTCGCCCGTGAACTGGGCATGGACCCCGGCGAGTTCCGGCTGCGTAACGTGCTGCGCGCCAACGAGGAGGACGCCATCGGCAAGCGCCTCCCGGGCCTCCAGGTCCACTCCGTGCTGGCGCGGGCGCTGGAGGCGGCGGACTGGCACACGCCCCGGTCCGGCCCCAACCGCGGGCGCGGGGTGGCCATCTACGGCCGCCACATCTCCGGCGGCGAGACCGGCATCGCCGTCACCGCCGAGACGGACGGGACGCTGACCGTGCTGAGCCCCACCGTGGACCAGGGCACCGGCACCCACACCGTCCTGCGCCAACTCGTGGCCGAGCAGATGCAGTTGGCCCTGGAACAAGTGCGCGTGGCCACGGGCGACACCGACACCGTACCCTATGATACCGGCGCCCGCGCCAGCCGCGTGACATACGTGGCGGGTCTGGCGCTGGAGCGCGCCTGCAACGAACTGCGCGACAAACTCGCGGTTCACGCCGCGCGCATGCTGGAGTGCGACCCCGCGGAAGTGTCCTACGCCGAGGGGGCGTTTTCGCTGCGCGCGGAACCGGGACAGAGCGTGACCCTGGCACAGGTGGCGACCCGGTATCCGGACGACCGCGCGGTTACCGTGGAAGAAGACTTCCGCTACCCCGACGAGACCACGTACGTGTGCGCGCAGGTGGCGGAAGTGGAGGTGGACCCGGAGACCGGCGCCACCCGGGTCGAGCGCATCGTCACGGCCCACGACGTGGGCACCGTCATCAACCCCATCACCCACCAGGGGCAGATCGACGGCGGCGTCGTCATGGGCCTGGGCCAAGCGGTGATGGAGGAACTTACGCTGGACAACGGCAAGGTGGCCAACGCCAACCTGGGCGACTACAAGCTCCCATGCATTCGCGACATCCCGCGCCTCGACACGGTGCTGGTGGACTCGGAGGGCGGGCTCGCGCCCTACGGCGGCAAGGCCATCGGCGAGTTCGCCAACAACAACCCCCCGGCGGCCATCGCCAACGCCGTGGCCGACGCCGTCGGCGTGCGCCTGTTCGAGATGCCGGTGACGGCGGAGAAGGTATACCTTGGACTGAAGGAACAGAGAGGGAAGCTGTAGGAAGGCTTCCGAAGGAGGGACGACATGCTGGAAGGCAAAGTGGTCGTGGTGACGGGCGGCGGCAAGGGCATCGGACGCCATGCCGCACTGACGTTCGCCCGGGAAAAGGCCAAGGTGGCGATCATCGACGTGAGCCAGGACTGGCTCGACAAGACCGGGCCGGAACTCGGCGAGCTGACGGACGCCCTGGGCATCAACGCCGACGTCCGCGACGAGAGCGCGGTGCGGCGCGCGTTCGAGGATGTAGTGCACCGCTTCGGCCAGATCGACGTGCTGGTGAACGACGCCGCCATCGTGCCCCATTTCGCCTGGGGCATCCCGCGCTGGCCGCTGGTCCGGGACATGGACCTGCACTTCTGGAACCGGGTCATCGAGACCAATCTCGGGGGCACGTTCCTGTGCTCGAAGCACGTGCTGGCGCACATGGAGCCGCGGCGCACGGGGCACATCATCAACCTCTACGGAGGCGGCGGGGTCTCGCCCGGCGGCGCCTGCGCCTACGTGGTCACCAAGGACGCCATCTGGACCTTCAGCCGCTACCTGGCGGAGGAGGTGCGGGAGTCCAACGTGTGCGTGGTGACCTTCTCGCCCCGCGTCCCCATCGTCACCGAGGGAGCACCCGAGGACGCCTACGGGCGCCTGCCCAGCCCGGAGATCCTGGGACAAGGCTTCGTGCTGGCCGCACAGGTGCCCATGGAGGACTCGGGGCGGTGCTTCTACTACGAAGACGGCAAGCTCGTACCCACCAAGGACGGAAGGTACGACGAGTAGCGGGATGACAGGCGGGTTTGAAACCGGCCGCAATAGACCGCCAGCGAGAGACGATGAGAAAGTCCGAACAGAAAAAACGCGCCGAAACCTTCGCGGCGATGCACGAAGGCAATGAACTTCTCCTCCTGCCCAACGCATGGGATGCGATCAGTGCGTGTGTCCTGGTGGAAGCAGGGTTCGCCGCCGTGGCGACCACCAGCGGCGGTTGTGCGTTCGCACTCGGATATCGCGACGGCGAGAACATCTCGTTGCGGGAGATGGCTGGCGCGGTGCGCCGTATCGCCAACGCCGTTCCCGTTCCGGTCTCGGCGGATATGGAGGCGGGTTACGGTCCCGCGCCTGAGAACGTGGCGGAAACGACACGCCGGACCCTTGGAGCCGGCGCGGTCGGGATGAACATCGAGGACGGTGACAAGCGGAACCCGGGACAACTTATCGAGTTCGCGGTGGCGGTGGAACGCATCCGCGCGGCCCGCGCGGTCGCCGATTCGGCCGGCATTCCGATGGTCATCAATGCCCGCACCGACGGATTTCGTAATGGTGACGGCGAGGACGTGTTTTCCGAGACGGTCCGCCGCGCCAACGCCTACCTGCGGGCCGGCGCCCGCTGCGCGTTCGTGCCGTTCGTCAGCGACGGCGCGCTGATCGGCCGGCTGGCCGCCGCCATCGACGGACCGATGAACGTACTGGCCGGCGCCAACACGCCGCCGGTTCCGAAGCTTCGCGATCTGGGTGTCAGGCGGGTGACCGTCGGCAGCAACCTTGCCAAGGCGGCGATGTCGCTGGTGCGGCAGGCCGCCGATGAGTTGCGCGGCCCGGGCACCTTCGAATTTGCCCGCGAGGTCTACACGCAAGCCGACATGCACCGAATGCTGACCAGCCCGGGCGCTAAAGGCGCTCCCTAACCGAGGGCCAGCGAGCCGTCGGCGGGGCCGAGGGCGGCCACCATGTCCCGGTAGGAAGCGAGCCCGAAACGGCTTTCCATCGCCTCGCGCCAGATGCCGTCGAGGGTTGCCCGCACGTCCATCGGCAGGCTGTCCACGTGGTCGCCCACCCGGCCGCTTCTCAACTTGGACGATGCGCCTCCGGGCGGCAGGCCGTTGGCGGCATTGCGCGCGGCGCGCAACACGTGGTCGTCGAACTGAGTTCCGTGCGCCTTCATGAATCCGATGGAGGACTGGCGGACCACGGTCTCCAACAGCTCGTCGTCAAGCGGACAGCCGATGAACCCGGCGATGCGCCGCACCGTTCCGGGCACGTCCGCCTGGGCCGACTCGTAGCTCAGCATCAGCACGTCCTCGCGGCCGCGTTGCGGCCACCACGAGGCCACGTGTTTCCAGTAGCCACGGTCCCGCTCCGGCGCCAGGAAGAAATTCCGGGAATAGTCCCCCAGGGTGATGGCGCCGGCCTCGAAACGCCAACCCTCGTGGAAGTGGTACATGGACACCAGCACGTCCCCGGGGTCCCGCACCATGGTGATGTAGCGTCCCCCCTTGGGGACGTCGTGCCAGCTCAGGTGGCTCTTGAAGGCGCGTGGCTCGGCCACCTGGGGCGCATCCGGGTCGATGCCGAGGTCCAGCGCCAGCTCGAGCCAGGGCACCACCAGCGTGATCTCCTCGAAGTCCATGGATCCACGGGTCCTGAGCCCGTGCACGATCTGTTGCAGCCAAGTGGTGCCGCACTTGGGAAAGGTGGCGATGAGGACATCGGTGGGTTTCGGACGAAACGCTAGCGCCGCGGCCCGGCTGGCCGCGCTGCCGATGCCGCCCCGGAAAGAGATCATCTCGGCGACCGAGCGGGCGCGCCTGAGAACAGGTGACAATCCGCTCATATCGTTTTCATCACGTGCTGAACGGCGTTCCGGCCCCCGGAAACGTCACCAGTCCTTGTTGATGAACTCCAGCATCCGGTCGGCGCCCTCGCGCTCCGTGAACTGCATGTAGGCGCGCCGCCGCTGGTTGTCCGGGTCGCCGCTCTGAAGACGCTCGTAGAGTTGCCCGCGCTTGCCGAAGGGCGTCATGACCAGGTCCGCCGCCACCGCCAGCAGCCTCAGGTGCTCGCGCGTGCTCGGGGCGCAGCCGCGAAAGTAGCGGTCCACCAGCGGCCCCAGCTCTTCGTTGGCCAGGTCCGAGCCGCCGCCGGTGAGCACCAGCGAGCTGGTCAGCAGGTCCTCCATGTTGCCCATGGCCCGATCGCACGCCTCGATGCTGTGCACCCGGTAGGCCGGCGTGAGGCGCGGCGCCCAGAGGCCCCCGCTCGTGCGGAAGGCACGAGCCTCTCCCATCTCCACGCAGTCACGCAGGATCTCCAGGTCCTTGACGAACGAGGCCAGCCGGAGTTGCGAGTTGGGGTTCTTGTGGCGGCCGGACCACTCCGTCAGGAGCTGCCCCACCGCGAGGAACGTCTCGATCTTGATGATGAGGCGGACCAGGGTGGCGTAGGCCGCCCAGGTCTGGATGCTGCGGTGAAAACCGGCCACGAGCTCGGGCTTGCGGTAGGCGAACACCCGGTTCCAGGGCACCAGGACGTCATCGAAAATGAGCGTGGCGTCTACCTCGTCGAAGCGCGCGGTGATCGGAAAGCGCTCCGGGTCGGCGTGCTCGGCGTAGAGGTCCCGGCACA
This region of Deltaproteobacteria bacterium genomic DNA includes:
- a CDS encoding xanthine dehydrogenase family protein molybdopterin-binding subunit, with amino-acid sequence MTDSRIVGAPILRAEGPDKVTGRTRYAADIPLQGMLWGKILRSPHPHARIRSIDAGRARKAPGVRAVVTGPDVPNHFMGKQIRDLPALCWDRVRYVGDRVAAVAADTPEQAEAALALIDVDYEVLPAVFDPVAATEPDAPLLHDDVAGYDGAPHERLATDVRNGLTRLAWSKGDVEQGFREADLVLEHTFRIPGRHQGYLEPHAGLLSIDPDGRVQVWASTKDPFRTRRMLADTLGMEHARVRVHSVNVGGEFGGKGDARDLPVAWFLARESGRPVKIVMTYAEELAACNPDEATVMTIRSGVTRDGRIVARRLKAWHAGGAYGGTKASASFATWHYVGGLYRVENAEFEFLQVYTNTTPGGYYRSPGSIPTFFALESHTDILARELGMDPGEFRLRNVLRANEEDAIGKRLPGLQVHSVLARALEAADWHTPRSGPNRGRGVAIYGRHISGGETGIAVTAETDGTLTVLSPTVDQGTGTHTVLRQLVAEQMQLALEQVRVATGDTDTVPYDTGARASRVTYVAGLALERACNELRDKLAVHAARMLECDPAEVSYAEGAFSLRAEPGQSVTLAQVATRYPDDRAVTVEEDFRYPDETTYVCAQVAEVEVDPETGATRVERIVTAHDVGTVINPITHQGQIDGGVVMGLGQAVMEELTLDNGKVANANLGDYKLPCIRDIPRLDTVLVDSEGGLAPYGGKAIGEFANNNPPAAIANAVADAVGVRLFEMPVTAEKVYLGLKEQRGKL
- a CDS encoding sulfotransferase domain-containing protein, coding for MSGLSPVLRRARSVAEMISFRGGIGSAASRAAALAFRPKPTDVLIATFPKCGTTWLQQIVHGLRTRGSMDFEEITLVVPWLELALDLGIDPDAPQVAEPRAFKSHLSWHDVPKGGRYITMVRDPGDVLVSMYHFHEGWRFEAGAITLGDYSRNFFLAPERDRGYWKHVASWWPQRGREDVLMLSYESAQADVPGTVRRIAGFIGCPLDDELLETVVRQSSIGFMKAHGTQFDDHVLRAARNAANGLPPGGASSKLRSGRVGDHVDSLPMDVRATLDGIWREAMESRFGLASYRDMVAALGPADGSLALG
- a CDS encoding SDR family NAD(P)-dependent oxidoreductase is translated as MLEGKVVVVTGGGKGIGRHAALTFAREKAKVAIIDVSQDWLDKTGPELGELTDALGINADVRDESAVRRAFEDVVHRFGQIDVLVNDAAIVPHFAWGIPRWPLVRDMDLHFWNRVIETNLGGTFLCSKHVLAHMEPRRTGHIINLYGGGGVSPGGACAYVVTKDAIWTFSRYLAEEVRESNVCVVTFSPRVPIVTEGAPEDAYGRLPSPEILGQGFVLAAQVPMEDSGRCFYYEDGKLVPTKDGRYDE
- a CDS encoding isocitrate lyase/phosphoenolpyruvate mutase family protein, which produces MRKSEQKKRAETFAAMHEGNELLLLPNAWDAISACVLVEAGFAAVATTSGGCAFALGYRDGENISLREMAGAVRRIANAVPVPVSADMEAGYGPAPENVAETTRRTLGAGAVGMNIEDGDKRNPGQLIEFAVAVERIRAARAVADSAGIPMVINARTDGFRNGDGEDVFSETVRRANAYLRAGARCAFVPFVSDGALIGRLAAAIDGPMNVLAGANTPPVPKLRDLGVRRVTVGSNLAKAAMSLVRQAADELRGPGTFEFAREVYTQADMHRMLTSPGAKGAP